A DNA window from Shewanella baltica contains the following coding sequences:
- a CDS encoding EAL domain-containing protein, translating to MAMSKSYPIFLLLIFLGLFAWVYQSENSQLQVQQQQELDSFKSSLSRYQQWQGNGVELFKKLSENYSFQFFQYIDDTDGQLSHTEGSLDSQHPHPLASLFSIELSHTQKLASGRLQVKLSANQAIDTAISNTQKLGVMLLVTYLILLLVFILLMSKLRAAVRYAADYISKIPELGFSAVAASKLTGELTPIGISLEECRLQLKAQIDKLNQENEKLHKAAYQDAVTGFGSRQRFTQKLETISHPDIPQLGLMAMVKATELTLINQKQGRSAGDDYLSSVANCIRKACSKYADAECFRVSSADFAVFIPDVMLKDAPKFLDQLKIYLDEYLQMTKAESVAHIGLVPYRQGTEAVNLLTIADTAVSIAQTLGPNSYHIQEKLNGDEQFGDDRWKMAIHDLVTRQALKFYQQPIQPCRTDVEVYRELLARFYNSEGKFLPTTTVIAMAERHGMSSELDKLVVISALKMLKENPTISGNFGINISAFSAHQDMFVAWLKDILGKQKYIASRLVFEINESGMQSNLGASYKFVREVHSVGSRVSIERFGMSFTSFKFFSEVRPDYIKLDGSYTSNIDEDSNNKFFVRMMVDVARRIGIRVIATSVERQEEKLTLEKLLVDGLQGYYIAQPQAMAITDQI from the coding sequence ATGGCCATGTCAAAATCATATCCAATTTTTTTACTGCTTATTTTCTTAGGTCTCTTTGCTTGGGTGTATCAAAGCGAAAACAGCCAATTGCAAGTCCAACAGCAGCAAGAACTCGATAGCTTTAAATCTAGCTTAAGCCGCTACCAACAATGGCAGGGTAACGGTGTAGAACTCTTTAAAAAACTTTCTGAAAACTACTCATTCCAGTTCTTCCAATATATTGATGATACCGACGGCCAACTGAGCCATACCGAAGGAAGCTTAGACAGTCAACATCCCCATCCTTTAGCGAGTTTATTTTCCATCGAACTCAGCCACACACAAAAATTGGCATCGGGTCGTTTACAGGTCAAGCTCAGTGCAAACCAAGCCATTGATACTGCAATTAGTAACACTCAAAAACTCGGTGTCATGTTGCTAGTGACTTACCTTATTTTGCTATTAGTGTTTATTCTATTAATGTCGAAACTCAGAGCTGCGGTACGTTATGCTGCTGATTATATTTCAAAAATACCCGAGTTAGGCTTTTCTGCCGTCGCAGCATCGAAACTCACTGGCGAGCTCACCCCTATTGGTATCTCCCTCGAAGAATGTCGCCTGCAACTTAAAGCCCAAATCGATAAGCTCAATCAAGAAAATGAAAAACTGCATAAAGCAGCCTATCAAGACGCCGTCACAGGTTTTGGTAGTCGCCAACGTTTCACCCAAAAATTAGAAACCATTAGTCATCCCGATATTCCTCAACTTGGGCTGATGGCAATGGTTAAAGCGACTGAGCTGACCCTCATTAATCAAAAACAAGGCCGTTCAGCGGGTGATGATTATCTTTCGAGTGTGGCTAATTGCATCCGCAAAGCCTGTAGCAAATATGCAGATGCTGAATGTTTTAGGGTATCGAGTGCCGATTTTGCGGTGTTTATTCCCGATGTCATGCTGAAAGATGCACCGAAATTTTTAGACCAATTAAAAATTTACCTCGATGAATATCTGCAAATGACAAAAGCAGAATCCGTCGCCCATATAGGCTTAGTCCCCTATCGCCAAGGTACCGAAGCGGTTAATTTACTGACAATTGCCGATACCGCGGTCAGCATAGCTCAGACCCTTGGCCCCAATAGCTATCACATTCAAGAGAAACTCAATGGGGATGAGCAGTTTGGTGACGATCGTTGGAAGATGGCGATTCATGATTTAGTGACACGCCAAGCATTGAAATTCTACCAGCAGCCTATTCAGCCGTGTCGTACCGATGTAGAGGTTTACCGTGAGTTGTTGGCGCGTTTTTACAATAGCGAAGGCAAGTTCTTACCTACCACCACAGTGATTGCTATGGCTGAACGTCACGGTATGAGCTCAGAATTAGATAAACTGGTTGTGATCAGTGCATTAAAGATGCTTAAGGAAAACCCGACTATTTCTGGTAACTTTGGTATCAATATCAGCGCATTTTCAGCCCATCAAGACATGTTTGTCGCTTGGCTAAAAGACATACTAGGTAAGCAAAAATACATAGCATCGCGTTTAGTCTTTGAGATCAACGAGTCCGGCATGCAGTCTAACTTAGGGGCGAGTTATAAGTTTGTTCGCGAAGTACACAGTGTTGGTTCACGGGTGTCGATTGAGCGTTTTGGCATGAGCTTTACCTCCTTCAAATTCTTCAGCGAAGTGCGCCCCGACTACATTAAGCTCGATGGCAGCTACACGTCTAACATCGATGAAGACAGCAATAATAAGTTCTTTGTGCGTATGATGGTGGATGTCGCCAGACGAATTGGCATTCGGGTCATCGCAACCAGTGTCGAACGCCAAGAAGAAAAATTAACCCTCGAAAAACTCTTAGTCGATGGATTGCAGGGCTATTACATCGCACAACCCCAAGCCATGGCCATTACAGATCAGATTTAA
- a CDS encoding PLP-dependent cysteine synthase family protein has product MIPFEVTMMISNTIQPPVDSHSAHRLCPTWEAHAIGKIEADFQRSADTHLIKLELPMLDGIDIYLKDESTHPTGSLKHRLARSLFLYALCNGWIKQGTPIIESSSGSTAISEAYFARLLGLPFIAVMPKSTAKKKIEQITFYGGQCHFVDHSSEIYAESARLAAELGGHYMDQFTYAERATDWRGNNNIANSIFNQMEREPHTIPRWIVMSPGTGGTSATIGRYIRYQRLATQLCVVDPQNSVFFDFYQSGDASLTCCNGSKIEGIGRPRVEPSFIPGVVDSMLQIPDAASVATIHWLEQLIGRKNGASTGTNLYGALQLAVQMQARGEQGSIVTLICDSGERYLDTYYDADWIAANVGDIAPYQRQLAAFNHFGQLSELD; this is encoded by the coding sequence ATGATCCCTTTCGAAGTGACTATGATGATATCTAACACAATTCAACCGCCAGTGGACTCACACAGCGCTCACAGACTCTGCCCAACGTGGGAAGCCCATGCGATAGGCAAGATTGAAGCGGATTTTCAGCGCAGCGCCGATACCCATTTGATTAAGCTTGAATTACCTATGCTCGATGGCATAGATATTTATCTTAAAGATGAAAGTACCCACCCGACAGGCAGCTTAAAGCATCGCCTCGCCCGCTCACTCTTCCTCTATGCCCTGTGTAACGGCTGGATTAAGCAAGGTACGCCCATTATCGAATCCTCATCGGGCAGCACAGCGATTTCTGAAGCCTATTTTGCCCGCTTACTCGGTTTACCTTTTATTGCCGTGATGCCTAAAAGCACGGCTAAAAAGAAGATTGAACAGATCACTTTCTATGGCGGCCAATGTCATTTTGTCGACCATTCCAGTGAGATTTACGCCGAATCGGCGCGCCTAGCCGCAGAGCTGGGCGGCCATTACATGGATCAATTCACCTACGCCGAGCGCGCAACAGACTGGCGCGGCAATAACAATATTGCCAATTCTATTTTCAATCAGATGGAACGCGAGCCACACACAATCCCGCGTTGGATAGTGATGAGTCCGGGTACAGGCGGCACATCGGCGACCATAGGCCGCTACATCCGCTATCAAAGGTTGGCGACCCAGCTTTGCGTAGTTGATCCGCAAAACTCGGTATTTTTTGATTTTTATCAGAGCGGCGATGCCAGCTTAACCTGTTGCAATGGCAGTAAAATTGAAGGCATAGGTCGACCAAGAGTCGAGCCATCGTTTATTCCTGGCGTTGTGGATTCTATGCTGCAAATCCCCGACGCGGCTTCCGTAGCGACGATTCATTGGTTAGAGCAACTGATTGGCCGTAAAAACGGCGCATCGACAGGCACTAACCTTTACGGCGCATTGCAACTTGCCGTACAAATGCAAGCGCGTGGAGAACAAGGCTCAATCGTCACCTTAATTTGCGACTCGGGTGAACGTTACCTCGATACCTATTACGATGCTGATTGGATTGCAGCTAACGTCGGTGATATTGCCCCCTATCAGCGCCAACTTGCGGCATTCAATCATTTTGGTCAGCTAAGCGAGCTTGATTAA
- a CDS encoding VC2046/SO_2500 family protein — translation MQIDVPLVNEAQIGTRLNAAIENDRRGEFALLLSLLSVDARDMAQFQWQNELDMAQKLQRQFELPPQQSLMADLSCAEPVVDNSSIFMAQGPRAFQLQQALRPEALVIRGGESVAMAEALSNCDHVTQLRQRGQLSAPKVEIMHFADQLAIQRNLVPLLASA, via the coding sequence ATGCAAATTGATGTTCCTTTAGTCAACGAAGCCCAAATTGGCACCCGCTTAAACGCGGCGATAGAAAACGACAGACGGGGCGAATTCGCCCTGTTGCTGTCGTTACTGTCGGTTGACGCACGGGACATGGCGCAATTTCAATGGCAAAACGAGCTTGATATGGCGCAAAAATTACAGCGTCAGTTCGAATTACCACCGCAGCAAAGCTTAATGGCGGATTTATCTTGTGCCGAACCTGTAGTCGATAACAGCAGTATTTTTATGGCTCAAGGTCCGCGGGCATTTCAATTACAGCAGGCACTGCGACCGGAAGCGTTAGTGATCCGAGGCGGTGAGAGCGTTGCAATGGCCGAGGCCCTGAGTAACTGTGATCATGTCACCCAGCTCAGGCAGAGGGGCCAACTCAGCGCGCCTAAGGTTGAAATCATGCATTTTGCCGATCAATTGGCAATCCAACGTAATCTCGTGCCTCTGCTCGCTTCAGCCTAG
- the queE gene encoding 7-carboxy-7-deazaguanine synthase QueE: protein MNYPVNEVFETIQGEGVFTGVPAIFVRLQGCPVGCAWCDTKQTWDVLEVNKVTPEQVITVDGTIGRWAEHTAQSLIAAFHAKGFTARHIVITGGEPCMYDLRELTETLHNQGFATQIETSGTFDINCADDTWVTVSPKVNMKGGYKVLTQALNRANEIKHPIATENHIAELDELLQDIDISAKTICLQPISQKPRATELAMKVCIARNWRLSIQTHKYLNID from the coding sequence ATGAACTACCCAGTCAACGAAGTATTTGAAACCATTCAAGGTGAAGGTGTCTTTACCGGAGTGCCCGCCATATTTGTCCGCCTGCAAGGTTGTCCCGTGGGATGCGCTTGGTGCGATACGAAACAGACATGGGATGTGCTTGAAGTGAATAAAGTGACGCCAGAGCAAGTCATTACCGTAGACGGCACTATTGGGCGCTGGGCAGAACATACGGCGCAAAGTCTTATTGCTGCTTTTCATGCCAAAGGTTTCACTGCGCGCCATATCGTGATCACCGGCGGCGAGCCTTGTATGTACGATTTACGCGAATTAACTGAAACCTTGCACAACCAAGGCTTTGCTACCCAAATCGAAACCAGTGGCACCTTCGACATCAATTGTGCCGATGATACTTGGGTAACGGTATCGCCCAAGGTGAACATGAAAGGTGGCTATAAGGTATTAACGCAGGCGCTGAACCGTGCCAATGAGATCAAGCATCCCATCGCCACTGAAAATCACATTGCTGAACTGGATGAGTTACTGCAAGACATCGATATTTCCGCTAAAACGATTTGCCTACAGCCGATTAGCCAAAAGCCCAGAGCGACTGAACTGGCGATGAAGGTGTGTATTGCCCGTAATTGGCGTTTATCGATCCAAACCCATAAGTATTTGAATATTGATTAA
- the rsxB gene encoding electron transport complex subunit RsxB: MSGILIAVILLTLLALVFGVLLGFAALKFKVEGNPIVDELEAILPQTQCGQCGYPGCRPYAEAIANGDKVNKCPPGGTATMEKLATLMGVEPEPLNAEAQSQVKKVAYIREDECIGCTKCIQACPVDAIIGAGKLMHTVLTTDCTGCDLCVEPCPVDCIDMIPVTPNLKNWNWRLNAIPVTLVQETLSKEIQSQEPQLEEEKRC; this comes from the coding sequence ATGTCCGGAATTTTAATTGCAGTCATATTGTTGACCCTATTGGCATTAGTCTTTGGGGTATTGCTCGGTTTTGCCGCCCTTAAATTCAAGGTCGAAGGCAATCCGATTGTCGATGAGCTAGAAGCAATTCTGCCACAAACCCAATGCGGTCAATGCGGTTACCCAGGTTGTCGTCCCTATGCTGAAGCCATTGCCAATGGTGATAAAGTCAATAAATGCCCTCCTGGCGGCACAGCCACCATGGAAAAGCTGGCGACCCTAATGGGCGTCGAGCCAGAGCCACTGAATGCCGAAGCACAATCTCAAGTAAAAAAAGTCGCCTACATTCGCGAAGATGAATGTATTGGCTGCACTAAATGTATTCAAGCCTGCCCTGTGGATGCGATTATCGGTGCAGGAAAGCTCATGCATACCGTGCTGACAACCGACTGCACGGGCTGCGATCTCTGCGTTGAGCCTTGTCCTGTCGATTGTATTGATATGATCCCAGTCACCCCAAATCTTAAAAATTGGAACTGGCGCTTAAATGCCATCCCAGTGACGCTCGTCCAAGAGACGCTCAGCAAAGAGATTCAGAGCCAAGAGCCACAGTTAGAAGAGGAAAAGCGGTGTTAA
- the queC gene encoding 7-cyano-7-deazaguanine synthase QueC: protein MSTSLVSKPLASKAVVVFSGGQDSTTCLIQALTQYDEVHGITFDYGQRHREEIEVAKSLAKRLKITSHKVMDVTLLNELAISALTRDAIPVSHELMENGLPNTFVPGRNILFLTLAGIYAYQLGAEAIITGVCETDFSGYPDCRNDFVKAMESALVQGMDKQLKIITPLMWLNKAQTWALADKYQQLDLVRHHTLTCYNGVIGDGCGDCPACHLRKRGLDEYMQDKTAVMASLDASEPKA, encoded by the coding sequence ATGTCAACGAGCTTAGTGTCAAAACCCTTAGCGTCCAAAGCAGTGGTAGTATTCAGTGGCGGACAAGATTCGACAACCTGTCTTATCCAAGCCCTAACCCAGTACGATGAAGTTCACGGGATCACCTTTGACTACGGTCAACGTCACCGCGAAGAAATTGAAGTCGCCAAATCCTTAGCAAAACGCTTGAAGATCACCAGCCATAAAGTCATGGATGTCACCTTACTCAATGAGTTAGCGATATCGGCACTGACCCGTGATGCGATACCGGTTTCACATGAGCTAATGGAAAATGGGCTGCCGAATACTTTTGTGCCTGGACGTAATATTCTGTTTTTAACGCTTGCGGGCATTTATGCCTATCAATTAGGCGCTGAAGCGATTATCACCGGCGTATGTGAAACCGACTTTTCGGGTTACCCAGATTGCCGCAACGATTTTGTTAAAGCGATGGAGTCAGCCTTAGTTCAAGGCATGGATAAACAACTTAAGATCATCACGCCCTTAATGTGGCTCAATAAGGCTCAAACCTGGGCGCTGGCGGATAAATATCAGCAACTCGATCTAGTTCGCCACCATACCCTCACTTGCTATAACGGCGTGATTGGTGATGGTTGTGGCGATTGCCCGGCTTGTCATCTGCGTAAACGTGGTTTGGATGAGTACATGCAGGATAAAACCGCAGTCATGGCTTCACTCGACGCTAGCGAGCCTAAGGCATGA
- the rsxA gene encoding electron transport complex subunit RsxA, whose protein sequence is MTEYLLLLISTVLVNNFVLVKFLGLCPFMGVSSKLESAIGMSMATTFVLTLASILSYLVNQYLLLPFDLSYLRTMSFILVIAVVVQFTEMVVQKTSAALHRALGIYLPLITTNCAVLGVALLNVNEKHDFIQSAIYGFGAALGFSLVLILFSAMRERLAAADVPLPFKGGAIAMITAGLMSLAFMGFTGLVK, encoded by the coding sequence ATGACTGAATATCTCCTCTTGTTGATCAGTACAGTGCTGGTCAACAATTTCGTTTTAGTGAAATTCTTAGGCCTGTGCCCTTTTATGGGGGTCTCCAGCAAATTGGAGTCCGCTATTGGCATGTCTATGGCGACCACTTTTGTGCTGACGTTAGCCTCTATTCTCAGTTATCTCGTCAACCAGTATCTGTTATTACCCTTTGACCTGAGTTATCTGCGAACCATGAGCTTTATTTTAGTGATTGCCGTTGTGGTGCAATTTACTGAAATGGTCGTGCAAAAGACCAGTGCCGCTCTGCACCGTGCCTTAGGAATTTACCTGCCGCTTATCACGACTAACTGCGCGGTATTGGGCGTAGCCTTATTAAACGTGAATGAGAAGCACGATTTTATCCAATCGGCTATCTATGGCTTTGGTGCTGCGTTAGGCTTCTCATTAGTGTTAATTCTCTTCTCGGCGATGCGCGAGCGTTTAGCGGCCGCCGATGTCCCCTTACCTTTCAAAGGCGGGGCGATTGCGATGATCACCGCAGGTCTTATGTCACTCGCCTTTATGGGATTCACAGGATTGGTTAAGTAA
- the rrtA gene encoding rhombosortase, with protein sequence MTRSPYWVALIVSLICAGLYVAGLASPAVDNLLAYRRSAIADGEWWRLISGNLLHTNQWHLLMNLAGLWVVLFLHHFHYHLKGLSALFLVLCLLEGIGLYLGYPQLLGYVGLSGMLHGLFAFGAVQDIVRKLRSGYLLLLGVIIKVGHEQLYGASNDVTAMIGARVATEAHLVGLICGLICALAVFIKLKFRHVKASS encoded by the coding sequence ATGACACGCAGTCCCTATTGGGTCGCGCTGATAGTGAGTCTGATATGTGCGGGTTTGTATGTCGCAGGCTTAGCCAGTCCTGCTGTCGACAACCTGCTCGCCTATCGCCGCAGTGCTATTGCTGATGGTGAATGGTGGCGCTTAATCAGCGGTAATTTACTTCACACGAATCAGTGGCACCTGTTGATGAATCTTGCGGGTCTTTGGGTTGTGCTGTTTTTGCATCATTTCCATTACCATCTCAAAGGCTTAAGCGCACTATTCCTCGTATTATGTTTACTAGAAGGCATAGGCTTATATTTGGGCTACCCGCAATTGCTCGGTTATGTCGGCTTAAGCGGTATGTTGCATGGCTTATTCGCCTTCGGCGCGGTTCAGGATATTGTCCGCAAGCTGCGCTCAGGCTATCTGCTGTTACTTGGCGTTATCATCAAGGTTGGCCACGAACAGCTTTATGGCGCCAGCAATGATGTCACCGCCATGATAGGCGCGCGCGTGGCAACCGAGGCGCATTTGGTCGGTTTAATCTGTGGGCTGATTTGTGCTTTAGCGGTATTCATCAAGCTAAAGTTTCGCCACGTAAAAGCCTCTTCGTAA
- the uvrB gene encoding excinuclease ABC subunit UvrB translates to MSESVFQLESQFAPAGDQPTAIAKLVDGLEAGLACQTLLGVTGSGKTFTIANVIQKLGRPTIIMAPNKTLAAQLYGEMKEFFPHNAVEYFVSYYDYYQPEAYVPASNTFIEKDASVNAHIEQMRLSATKALLERKDVVLIASVSAIYGLGDPDSYLKMLLHLRQGDVMGQRDILIRLSELQYKRNDIELQRGTYRVRGEVIDVFPADSERNAIRVELFDDEIERLSEFDPLTGHIIKRIARTTVYPKTHYVTPREKIIAATEFIKEELRERKQYLLDNNKLIEAQRIHERVQYDVEMMVELGYCSGIENYSRYLSGRAPGEGPPTLLDYLPADGLLIIDESHVTVPQIGAMYKGDRSRKTTLVEYGFRLPSALDNRPLKFEEFEQLMPQTIYVSATPSVYELEKSEGEIAEQVVRPTGLLDPELEVRPVGTQVDDLLSEIAKRVAVNERVLVTTLTKRMSEDLTEYLDEHGVKVRYLHSDIDTVERVEIIRDLRLGKFDVLVGINLLREGLDMPEVSLVCILDADKEGFLRSERSLIQTIGRAARNVNGKVILYADRITNSMAKAIGETDRRRERQRAHNLKHGITPKGVVKRITDVMDVDDGRDSKAVYGKVAEPKSHYHKADATELSHQIDQLEKKMHEHARNLEFEQAAAMRDEVKHLRDLLIKA, encoded by the coding sequence GTGTCAGAATCTGTTTTTCAGCTTGAATCGCAATTCGCCCCCGCAGGCGACCAACCTACAGCGATAGCCAAATTAGTCGATGGACTCGAAGCGGGTTTAGCTTGCCAAACCTTACTCGGGGTGACCGGCTCAGGTAAAACCTTCACGATTGCCAATGTGATCCAAAAATTAGGTCGCCCCACGATTATCATGGCGCCTAATAAAACCTTGGCGGCGCAGCTTTATGGCGAGATGAAAGAGTTCTTTCCCCATAATGCGGTTGAGTATTTTGTCTCTTACTACGATTACTATCAGCCAGAAGCCTATGTGCCTGCATCGAATACCTTTATCGAGAAAGACGCGTCGGTTAATGCCCACATAGAGCAAATGCGCCTGTCGGCGACGAAGGCGCTATTAGAGCGTAAAGATGTGGTGCTCATCGCTTCTGTGTCGGCCATTTATGGTTTGGGCGATCCCGACTCCTATTTAAAAATGCTGCTGCATCTACGCCAAGGCGATGTGATGGGGCAGCGTGATATCTTAATTCGTCTCAGTGAATTGCAGTATAAACGCAATGATATCGAGCTACAGCGCGGTACCTATCGCGTGCGTGGTGAAGTGATTGATGTTTTCCCTGCCGATTCTGAGCGTAATGCCATTCGCGTTGAATTGTTCGACGATGAGATTGAGCGTTTAAGCGAGTTTGATCCGTTAACTGGCCATATCATTAAGCGCATCGCCCGTACGACGGTGTACCCTAAGACTCACTATGTGACGCCGCGGGAAAAAATCATCGCCGCCACTGAGTTTATTAAAGAAGAGCTGCGTGAGCGTAAGCAATATCTACTCGATAACAACAAGTTAATTGAAGCCCAGCGTATTCATGAGCGAGTGCAATACGATGTGGAAATGATGGTGGAGTTAGGTTACTGCTCAGGCATCGAAAACTACTCGCGCTATTTGTCAGGCCGCGCACCGGGGGAAGGGCCGCCAACCTTACTCGACTATTTGCCTGCTGACGGTCTATTAATTATCGACGAATCCCATGTGACTGTGCCGCAAATCGGCGCCATGTACAAAGGTGACCGTTCCCGTAAAACCACACTGGTGGAATACGGTTTCCGCTTACCGTCTGCTTTGGATAACCGACCGCTCAAGTTCGAAGAGTTTGAGCAATTGATGCCGCAAACCATTTATGTGTCGGCGACACCGAGTGTCTACGAGCTGGAAAAAAGCGAAGGCGAGATTGCCGAGCAGGTCGTGCGGCCAACGGGTTTACTCGATCCTGAATTAGAAGTGCGCCCAGTCGGGACTCAAGTGGATGATTTATTGTCTGAGATCGCCAAGCGCGTCGCTGTTAACGAGCGGGTGTTAGTGACCACATTGACCAAGCGTATGTCGGAGGATTTGACTGAATACCTCGACGAGCATGGTGTAAAAGTGCGTTATTTGCACTCGGACATAGACACGGTTGAACGGGTGGAGATCATCCGCGATCTGCGTTTAGGTAAGTTTGATGTGTTGGTTGGGATCAACTTATTGCGCGAAGGCTTAGACATGCCAGAAGTGTCACTGGTGTGTATTTTAGATGCGGATAAAGAGGGCTTCCTGCGCTCAGAACGCTCGCTTATCCAAACCATTGGCCGCGCCGCGCGTAACGTTAATGGCAAAGTCATTCTCTATGCCGATCGCATTACCAATTCGATGGCGAAGGCCATTGGTGAAACTGACCGCCGTCGTGAACGCCAACGCGCGCACAACTTAAAGCACGGCATAACACCTAAGGGCGTGGTTAAACGGATCACCGATGTGATGGATGTGGATGACGGCCGCGACAGTAAAGCTGTGTATGGCAAAGTGGCTGAACCTAAGTCCCATTACCATAAGGCCGATGCGACTGAGTTGAGCCATCAAATCGATCAGCTTGAGAAGAAAATGCACGAACATGCGCGTAACTTAGAGTTCGAACAAGCGGCGGCGATGCGTGATGAAGTCAAGCATTTGCGGGACTTGTTGATCAAGGCCTAG